The following coding sequences lie in one Mucilaginibacter sp. KACC 22773 genomic window:
- a CDS encoding DNA gyrase/topoisomerase IV subunit A, whose product MSEDLNQNEIPDNNDDKLHNVTSLDGLYENWFLDYASYVILDRAVPHINDGLKPVQRRILHSLKEMDDGRFNKAANVIGNTMKYHPHGDASIGDAMVQIGQKNLLIDCQGNWGDPVTGDSAAAPRYIEARLSKFALDVVFNADTTIWQASYDGRNKEPITLPVKFPLLLAQGAEGIAVGLATKILPHNFIELIDASIAALKGIRPNLLPDFPTGGMADASAYNEGQRGGKIRVRARIAEKDKKTLVISEIPFSTTTGGLMESIVNANEKGKIKIKKIEDNTSKDVEIVVHLAPGISPDVTIDALYAFTDCEVSISPNTCVIQSDKPRFMSVNDMLTESTFFTKELLKQELEIRLKELMEKIFFSSLLKIFIQEGMYKHPDYETSGNFETVLEVLNRLFEPFFPQFYRTIMPDDYKKLIDKPMSSITRFDVKKADEQMKALENEIKQVKHHLKHLTDYTIAWFEKLREKYGKDRGRKTELRTFDKVEAAQVALANIKLYVNKTDGFVGSGLKRDDSVEYVGDCSDIDEIIVFRADGRCLITKVQDKVFVGKDIIHVAVFKKNDERTVYNMIYKDGESGIAYIKRFSVVGVTRDKEYDLTKGTKGTKVLYFTANSNGEAEIVNVQLKPHSKLKKLQFDEDFASIAIKGRGSMGNIITKYPVKKIVLKSKGVSTLAGRKIWYDEILKRLNADGRGKYLGEFDGDDRILNVLSTGVYELTNFDLNNHFDDKMILIEKYDPKKVFSAIHLDGKSKNYMVKRFMFETIAIGKQVSIISDEPGSKLIYIAKANQLVKIVQLKGKEQTPETIEVNLADLIDVKGMKAMGNRLSQLPIKSVELIATEEVVEEPVEEDGSDEEDLGETNIETDETEPETEPVKPEAPAMKSAPKQVESPKEESPKTEAAKSPEPEVREASNESSDSPPKPVQIQTKKIDFEITNPDDIDIDDKGQLGLF is encoded by the coding sequence ATGAGTGAAGATCTGAATCAAAACGAGATACCTGACAATAACGACGACAAATTACATAACGTTACCTCACTCGACGGGTTATACGAAAACTGGTTTCTTGATTATGCCTCCTATGTTATCCTTGACCGGGCCGTACCACACATCAATGATGGTTTAAAACCGGTACAACGCCGTATCCTGCATTCATTAAAGGAAATGGACGACGGGCGTTTTAACAAGGCCGCCAACGTAATTGGTAATACCATGAAGTATCACCCCCACGGTGATGCATCCATAGGCGATGCCATGGTACAAATAGGGCAAAAAAACCTGCTGATTGATTGCCAGGGCAACTGGGGTGACCCGGTAACCGGTGACTCGGCTGCAGCGCCACGTTATATCGAGGCCCGCTTATCCAAATTCGCGCTGGATGTGGTGTTTAATGCTGATACAACCATTTGGCAGGCCAGTTACGATGGGCGTAATAAAGAACCTATTACCCTGCCTGTAAAATTTCCTTTGCTGCTTGCCCAGGGCGCCGAAGGTATCGCGGTAGGTTTGGCTACCAAAATATTACCGCATAATTTTATCGAACTGATTGATGCATCCATTGCCGCCCTTAAAGGTATCAGGCCTAATTTATTGCCCGATTTCCCTACCGGAGGTATGGCCGATGCATCTGCCTATAACGAAGGGCAGCGCGGCGGTAAGATAAGGGTACGCGCCCGCATTGCCGAAAAGGATAAGAAAACGCTGGTGATATCCGAAATTCCGTTCAGCACTACTACCGGCGGGTTGATGGAAAGTATTGTGAATGCCAACGAAAAAGGCAAGATCAAGATCAAGAAGATTGAAGATAATACATCAAAGGATGTAGAGATTGTAGTGCACCTTGCACCGGGTATATCGCCCGATGTAACTATTGATGCATTATATGCCTTTACCGATTGCGAGGTATCGATATCGCCCAATACCTGCGTTATCCAATCGGATAAGCCACGCTTTATGAGCGTGAACGATATGCTTACCGAAAGCACGTTTTTTACCAAAGAGCTGCTAAAACAGGAGCTGGAGATCAGGCTGAAGGAATTGATGGAGAAAATTTTCTTCAGTTCGTTGCTTAAGATATTTATACAGGAGGGGATGTACAAACACCCCGACTATGAAACATCGGGTAATTTTGAAACGGTGCTGGAGGTATTGAACCGCTTGTTCGAGCCTTTCTTCCCGCAGTTTTACCGTACCATAATGCCCGATGATTATAAAAAGCTGATAGATAAACCTATGAGCAGCATCACCCGCTTTGACGTTAAAAAAGCGGATGAGCAGATGAAGGCCCTGGAAAATGAAATAAAACAGGTAAAACATCACCTGAAACACCTTACCGATTACACCATTGCCTGGTTTGAAAAGCTACGCGAAAAGTATGGTAAAGACAGGGGCCGTAAAACCGAACTGCGCACCTTTGATAAGGTAGAGGCTGCACAGGTGGCGTTGGCCAACATAAAATTGTATGTTAATAAAACCGACGGCTTTGTGGGCTCGGGCCTTAAGCGCGATGACTCGGTGGAGTATGTTGGCGATTGCTCGGATATCGACGAGATTATCGTTTTCCGCGCCGATGGCCGCTGCCTGATCACGAAAGTGCAGGACAAGGTTTTTGTGGGTAAAGACATCATCCACGTGGCAGTATTTAAAAAGAACGACGAGCGTACCGTTTACAACATGATATACAAGGATGGCGAAAGCGGCATTGCGTATATCAAACGGTTCTCGGTAGTAGGGGTAACCCGCGATAAGGAATACGACCTTACCAAGGGCACCAAAGGTACCAAAGTGTTGTATTTTACGGCCAACTCCAACGGTGAGGCCGAAATAGTAAATGTGCAGCTTAAGCCGCATTCCAAACTCAAGAAACTGCAGTTTGATGAAGACTTTGCTTCGATAGCTATTAAAGGCCGTGGATCGATGGGGAACATCATTACCAAATACCCGGTTAAAAAAATTGTGCTGAAATCAAAGGGCGTATCAACCCTGGCCGGCAGAAAGATTTGGTATGATGAGATCCTGAAACGCCTTAACGCCGATGGCCGCGGCAAATACCTGGGCGAGTTTGATGGCGACGACCGTATCCTGAACGTATTGAGTACCGGTGTATATGAGCTTACCAATTTTGATCTGAACAATCATTTTGATGATAAAATGATCCTGATTGAAAAGTACGATCCTAAAAAAGTTTTCTCGGCAATCCACCTTGATGGAAAATCCAAAAACTATATGGTTAAACGCTTCATGTTTGAAACCATAGCTATAGGTAAACAGGTAAGCATCATCAGCGATGAGCCCGGATCAAAGCTTATTTACATTGCCAAAGCAAACCAATTGGTAAAAATTGTACAGCTTAAAGGTAAAGAGCAAACACCCGAAACCATTGAGGTAAACCTTGCCGATCTGATAGATGTAAAAGGCATGAAGGCCATGGGCAACCGCCTGTCGCAATTACCTATAAAATCCGTTGAGTTAATAGCTACTGAGGAGGTTGTAGAAGAACCAGTTGAAGAGGACGGTAGCGACGAAGAAGATTTGGGTGAAACAAACATTGAGACTGATGAAACCGAACCAGAAACAGAGCCGGTGAAACCAGAAGCACCGGCAATGAAATCGGCCCCAAAACAGGTTGAATCTCCGAAAGAAGAATCACCCAAAACAGAAGCGGCAAAATCGCCGGAACCTGAAGTAAGGGAAGCCTCAAATGAATCATCAGATTCGCCCCCAAAACCGGTGCAAATCCAAACAAAGAAAATTGATTTCGAGATTACCAACCCGGATGATATTGATATAGACGACAAAGGCCAGTTAGGGCTGTTTTAA
- a CDS encoding cupin domain-containing protein: MTDNRRSIYNPIQKDTVVFLKTAAETNGEYTLVEVELADGGGVGLHYHKTYGEKFSCIDGEVEVALGKNAYKLKPGQQALAEPNVNHLFRNRSGKPCKFSVELRPASRGFEQSLQIGYGLASDGLTNKKGFPRDKLALAWLFDISESNLPGWMSIFEFILRKQAKKARAKGIDRALIEKYVQF; encoded by the coding sequence ATGACCGATAACCGCAGGAGCATTTATAATCCTATCCAGAAAGACACCGTGGTATTCTTGAAAACAGCCGCCGAAACAAACGGCGAATACACTTTAGTAGAAGTTGAACTGGCCGATGGCGGCGGTGTAGGCCTGCATTACCACAAAACTTACGGCGAAAAATTTAGCTGTATTGATGGTGAAGTAGAGGTAGCATTAGGCAAAAATGCATATAAGTTAAAACCCGGCCAGCAAGCCCTGGCCGAACCCAACGTTAACCACCTGTTCAGGAACAGAAGCGGCAAACCCTGCAAATTCAGCGTAGAACTGAGGCCCGCAAGCAGGGGCTTTGAGCAATCACTTCAAATAGGATATGGCCTGGCATCAGATGGCCTCACCAATAAAAAAGGCTTCCCAAGGGATAAGCTGGCATTAGCCTGGCTGTTTGATATCAGCGAAAGCAACCTCCCCGGCTGGATGAGCATTTTTGAGTTTATACTCAGAAAACAGGCTAAAAAAGCCCGCGCAAAAGGCATTGACAGGGCCCTTATTGAAAAGTATGTGCAGTTTTAA
- a CDS encoding sulfotransferase has product MQHQTLIIAGMHRSGTSLITNWLNRCGLQIGENLAAGNNGNIDGHFEDVEFLKLHEEILNNNSLHISGLVDAKKIELSPYQLAKLQGIINIKQQLYEQWAWKDPRTCLFLDTYSRLLPEAKYLVIMRDYQAVISSLINREFAHIDKKYMGRNCLQRMLWKHWRRSRREEKFYAEHAETYLKVWINYNEEILKTLKKLPADDYLVVNYRLLLEKDTEVIDFLKNKWKFDLNYFNFGLVYKSNLMSAARDIERFIQTKTLLVKAQYLQMRLSHYVRLG; this is encoded by the coding sequence ATGCAACACCAAACTTTAATTATAGCCGGAATGCACCGCTCAGGCACATCGTTAATAACAAACTGGCTTAACCGGTGCGGACTGCAAATTGGCGAAAACCTGGCAGCGGGTAACAATGGAAACATTGACGGGCATTTTGAGGATGTTGAATTTTTAAAGCTGCATGAGGAGATTTTGAATAACAACAGCCTCCATATTTCGGGCCTGGTAGATGCCAAAAAGATAGAATTATCGCCTTACCAGCTGGCCAAATTGCAAGGCATTATTAATATAAAACAGCAACTGTATGAGCAATGGGCATGGAAAGACCCACGCACCTGCCTTTTCCTTGATACCTACAGTAGGTTACTGCCCGAAGCCAAATACCTGGTAATTATGCGCGATTACCAGGCTGTTATCAGTTCGTTGATAAACAGGGAGTTTGCGCATATTGATAAAAAATACATGGGCCGCAATTGCCTGCAACGGATGCTCTGGAAACACTGGCGACGCAGCCGCCGCGAAGAAAAGTTTTACGCCGAACATGCCGAAACTTATTTAAAGGTGTGGATAAACTATAATGAAGAAATATTAAAGACCTTAAAAAAGCTGCCCGCAGATGATTACCTGGTTGTTAATTACCGGCTTTTACTGGAGAAGGACACGGAGGTTATTGATTTTTTAAAGAATAAATGGAAATTTGATTTAAACTACTTTAATTTTGGCCTGGTTTACAAAAGCAATTTAATGAGCGCCGCCCGCGATATTGAACGTTTTATACAAACAAAAACGCTACTGGTAAAGGCACAATATTTGCAGATGCGGTTGAGTCACTATGTGAGGCTGGGGTAG
- the cysC gene encoding adenylyl-sulfate kinase produces the protein MILLLCGLSGAGKTTLAQKVKVSLSRIEIPTEVIDADEYRQQLFPDLKYSKKDRFENIRRLGFIANKFSNQGIVTVISAIMPYNAMRSQLVNNYDDVKVVYVDCPLPILKARDTKGLYQKAQLPAGHPERVGNLTGVNDPFEAPASPHLHINTYTHNITECTAMLLAFIQHEHQLLKQQVIAC, from the coding sequence ATGATCTTACTACTTTGCGGCCTGTCTGGCGCCGGGAAAACCACCCTCGCTCAAAAAGTTAAAGTAAGCCTCAGCCGGATAGAAATTCCAACAGAGGTAATTGATGCCGACGAATACCGGCAGCAGCTATTCCCCGATCTTAAATATTCAAAGAAAGATAGGTTTGAAAACATCAGGCGGCTGGGCTTTATAGCCAATAAGTTTAGCAACCAGGGCATCGTTACCGTCATCAGCGCCATAATGCCCTATAACGCTATGCGGAGCCAGCTGGTTAACAATTACGATGATGTTAAAGTAGTTTATGTGGATTGCCCTTTACCCATTTTAAAGGCAAGGGATACCAAAGGGCTTTATCAAAAAGCGCAATTGCCAGCCGGCCATCCCGAACGCGTTGGCAACTTAACAGGCGTGAATGACCCGTTTGAAGCACCGGCATCGCCCCACCTGCATATTAATACCTATACCCATAATATTACCGAATGCACAGCTATGCTGCTGGCTTTTATACAACACGAGCATCAATTATTAAAACAGCAGGTTATTGCCTGTTGA
- the nagB gene encoding glucosamine-6-phosphate deaminase has translation MARLNLLEETRYEKLPVSVYGNQQEASIAVAGRIAKLIRDKQAKGEQAVLGLATGVTPIRVYAELVRLHKEEGLSFKDVITFNLDEYYPMKPDAAQSYVTFMYENLFSHVDIDKANVHIPDGTLDKEDVVAFCLDYEKQIEELGGLDLQILGIGRTGHIGFNEPGSAPNSGTRLVTLDDLTRSDAARDFGGKANVPTKAITMGIGTIFKAREIILMAWSAKKAPIVKKAVEGEISGEVPATYLQLSEHVEFVLDEAAASELTRFDTPWLVKDCSWDDNTLKKKAVIWLADTIGKPVLKLTEEDYNNHGMAQLAVEQGPVYNINIDIFNQIQHTITGWPGGKPNADDSQRPERALPAKKRSVIFSPHPDDDVISMGGTFIRLVDQGHDVHVAYQTSGNTAVWDDDVLRYMEFAIDFTNSIGEDSAHLTSLYEEMRAFFPQKQPNQIDTREIRNVKGFIRKTEAISGARYAGLQDDHIHFMALPFYETGKIKKNTVGEEDILLTIELLQKIKPHQIFAAGDFADPNGTHLVCFNIILAALDRLKATEEWVKDCWLWMYRGAWHEFETHEIEMAVPLSPQEVIRKRNAIFKHQSQKDRPVFPGDDAREFWVRAEDRTSDTAKKYDRLGLAEYEAMEAFVRYRF, from the coding sequence ATGGCCCGATTAAATTTATTGGAAGAGACCCGGTACGAGAAGCTGCCGGTAAGCGTTTATGGCAACCAGCAGGAGGCATCCATTGCCGTAGCAGGCAGGATAGCCAAACTTATCCGCGATAAGCAGGCAAAAGGCGAGCAGGCAGTGCTTGGCCTGGCAACAGGTGTTACCCCCATCCGTGTTTATGCCGAACTGGTACGCTTACATAAGGAAGAAGGCTTGTCGTTTAAAGATGTCATCACCTTTAATTTGGATGAGTACTATCCCATGAAGCCCGATGCCGCCCAAAGCTATGTTACTTTCATGTATGAGAACCTTTTCAGCCATGTTGATATTGATAAAGCCAATGTCCATATCCCCGATGGTACTTTGGATAAAGAAGACGTGGTAGCCTTCTGCCTGGATTATGAAAAACAGATTGAAGAATTAGGCGGCCTGGATTTACAGATATTAGGTATCGGCCGTACCGGCCACATCGGATTTAATGAGCCTGGCTCTGCGCCAAATTCGGGTACCCGTTTGGTTACCCTGGATGATTTGACCCGCAGCGATGCCGCCCGCGATTTTGGTGGCAAGGCCAATGTGCCTACCAAAGCCATCACCATGGGTATTGGCACCATTTTTAAAGCCCGCGAAATCATCCTGATGGCCTGGAGCGCCAAAAAAGCGCCGATTGTTAAAAAAGCGGTAGAAGGCGAGATATCAGGCGAAGTTCCTGCTACCTACCTGCAATTATCAGAGCATGTGGAATTTGTGCTTGACGAAGCGGCAGCATCTGAACTAACCCGCTTTGATACCCCCTGGCTGGTAAAAGATTGTTCATGGGATGATAATACGCTGAAAAAGAAAGCCGTGATCTGGCTGGCTGATACCATTGGCAAACCGGTATTAAAACTTACCGAAGAAGATTACAACAACCATGGTATGGCTCAATTAGCTGTAGAGCAAGGCCCTGTTTACAACATCAATATTGATATTTTTAACCAGATACAGCATACCATTACCGGCTGGCCGGGTGGCAAACCCAATGCTGATGATTCACAACGCCCTGAAAGGGCTTTACCGGCAAAAAAACGCTCGGTTATCTTCTCCCCGCACCCGGATGATGATGTGATCTCGATGGGTGGTACCTTCATCCGCCTGGTTGACCAGGGGCATGATGTGCATGTTGCTTACCAAACATCGGGCAACACCGCAGTTTGGGATGATGATGTGCTGCGTTACATGGAGTTCGCCATCGATTTTACCAACAGCATTGGTGAGGACAGTGCACACCTGACTTCGTTATACGAAGAAATGCGTGCCTTCTTCCCGCAAAAACAACCCAACCAGATTGATACCCGTGAGATACGGAATGTAAAAGGTTTTATCCGCAAAACAGAAGCCATCTCGGGAGCCCGTTATGCCGGCTTGCAGGACGATCATATCCACTTTATGGCCCTGCCTTTTTATGAAACCGGCAAGATCAAAAAGAACACCGTTGGCGAGGAGGATATCCTGTTAACCATCGAACTGCTTCAGAAAATAAAACCACACCAGATCTTCGCTGCCGGCGATTTTGCTGATCCTAATGGCACCCACCTGGTGTGTTTCAACATTATCCTTGCCGCCCTTGACCGTTTAAAAGCTACCGAAGAGTGGGTAAAAGATTGCTGGTTATGGATGTACCGCGGTGCATGGCACGAGTTTGAAACTCATGAAATTGAGATGGCTGTGCCGCTTTCACCACAGGAAGTGATCCGCAAGCGTAATGCCATCTTCAAACACCAATCCCAAAAAGACAGGCCGGTATTCCCAGGTGATGATGCAAGGGAATTCTGGGTACGGGCTGAAGACAGGACAAGTGATACCGCTAAAAAATACGACAGGTTAGGATTGGCTGAGTACGAAGCTATGGAGGCTTTCGTGAGGTATAGGTTTTAG
- the ftcD gene encoding glutamate formimidoyltransferase has translation MNKLIECVPNFSEGVNLDIIKQITNEVESVEGVRLLNVDPGKATNRTVVTFVGEPSRVIEAAFLAIKKAGELIDMSKQKGEHPRMGATDVCPLIPISDISMEETAEYARQLAKRVGEELQIPVYLYENAQPNKSRSNLSVIRAGEYEGFFKKIKLPEWVPDYGPAENDVKRGATVIGARDFLVAYNVNLNTTSTRRANAIAFDVREAGRTLREDDPVTGKIVTDENGKPKSIPGSLKAVKAIGWYIEEYGVAQISMNLTNIEITPVHVAFDEVCTKANGRGIRVTGSELVGLIPLKAMLDAGKYFLRKQQRSVGVSEKELIKIAIKSMGLDELGPFVPEERIIEYLLQDKADSKLISMSLTDFADETASESPAPGGGSISAYVGSLGASLAGMVANLSSHKKGWDSRWLEFSDWAEQAQQYKDELLALVDLDTTAFNKIMESFSLPKSTDEEKAVRDQAIQDATKYAIEIPFKVMQAALNSMEVIKAMVEIGNPNSVTDAGVAALCARTAVLGAFMNVKINASGYKDKDYVLDIIYRGNEIERQAIALEAEIIELVNGKIGL, from the coding sequence ATGAACAAACTAATTGAATGCGTACCCAATTTTAGCGAAGGTGTAAACCTTGATATCATTAAACAGATAACCAACGAAGTGGAATCGGTTGAGGGGGTAAGGTTACTAAATGTCGATCCCGGCAAGGCTACCAATCGCACCGTGGTGACTTTTGTGGGTGAACCTTCGCGGGTGATTGAAGCGGCCTTCCTCGCCATAAAAAAAGCGGGTGAGCTGATTGACATGAGCAAACAGAAAGGCGAACACCCGAGGATGGGCGCAACGGATGTTTGTCCGCTGATACCCATTAGTGATATCAGCATGGAAGAAACCGCTGAGTATGCCCGGCAATTGGCAAAGCGTGTAGGGGAGGAGTTGCAAATCCCGGTTTATTTGTACGAAAATGCACAGCCCAATAAAAGCAGGAGCAACCTGTCTGTGATTCGTGCCGGCGAGTATGAAGGCTTTTTTAAGAAGATAAAATTGCCCGAATGGGTGCCCGACTATGGCCCGGCAGAAAATGATGTTAAGCGGGGGGCAACCGTGATAGGTGCCCGTGATTTCCTGGTAGCTTACAATGTAAACCTTAACACCACATCAACCCGCAGGGCAAATGCTATTGCGTTTGATGTGCGCGAGGCTGGCCGAACTTTGCGCGAAGACGACCCGGTTACAGGCAAAATCGTAACAGACGAGAATGGTAAACCCAAATCAATCCCCGGCTCATTAAAAGCGGTTAAAGCCATCGGCTGGTATATCGAGGAATATGGTGTCGCCCAAATTTCGATGAACCTGACCAATATCGAAATAACCCCTGTCCACGTTGCTTTTGACGAGGTTTGCACCAAAGCCAATGGGCGCGGCATTCGGGTAACGGGCAGCGAATTGGTGGGTTTGATCCCTTTAAAAGCGATGCTGGATGCAGGTAAATATTTCCTGCGCAAGCAACAACGCTCTGTTGGCGTTAGCGAAAAAGAACTGATCAAAATTGCCATTAAATCGATGGGGCTTGATGAACTTGGCCCCTTTGTTCCCGAAGAGCGCATTATTGAATATTTATTGCAGGATAAAGCCGATAGTAAATTGATCAGCATGAGCCTTACTGACTTTGCCGACGAAACGGCGAGCGAAAGCCCGGCACCCGGTGGTGGCTCTATCTCGGCCTATGTAGGCTCGTTAGGCGCTTCATTGGCTGGCATGGTGGCCAACCTAAGCTCGCACAAAAAAGGATGGGACAGCCGCTGGCTGGAGTTTAGCGACTGGGCTGAGCAGGCGCAGCAATATAAAGATGAGTTACTTGCTTTGGTTGATCTTGATACTACAGCTTTCAATAAGATCATGGAGTCTTTCAGCCTGCCCAAATCTACTGATGAAGAAAAGGCTGTAAGGGATCAGGCAATACAGGATGCTACCAAATATGCCATTGAAATCCCTTTTAAGGTAATGCAGGCGGCGCTGAACAGTATGGAAGTAATTAAGGCGATGGTAGAGATTGGTAACCCCAACTCCGTAACTGATGCCGGTGTAGCTGCCCTTTGCGCCCGTACGGCCGTTTTGGGTGCATTTATGAACGTGAAGATCAACGCCTCCGGGTATAAGGATAAGGATTACGTTTTGGACATTATTTACCGGGGCAACGAGATTGAACGGCAAGCTATTGCTTTAGAAGCAGAGATTATTGAGTTGGTAAATGGGAAGATAGGCTTGTAA
- the hutI gene encoding imidazolonepropionase produces the protein MKKLIGPFTQILPLTGLPLKGALKDEQLHIIPNGGVLIEDGLILAVDGFEKLRSNYPSAQIEEINGNHVLLPGFVDCHTHICFAGSRAKDYAMRNSGKTYLEIAQSGGGIWDSVTQTRAADEATLTSLLLKRIKRHVSEGVTTIEIKSGYGLSVEGELKQLNAIKAAADKTNASLISTCLAAHILPKDFNGNHQEYLNHVLNNLLPVIKQKGLSNRVDVFIEQSAFNTSDALNYLAKAKQMGFEATIHADQFTTGGSEVAIKARAASADHLEASGDYEIKLLANSDTVAVTLPGASLGLGIPYAPARKLLDAGACLAIASDWNPGSAPMGDLLMQAAVMAAAEKLSAAEVFAGLTARAAQALNLNDRGVLAKGKLADMQAYPCDDYREILYQQGKLKPEMVWTEGLKN, from the coding sequence ATGAAAAAACTAATAGGCCCATTTACGCAAATACTTCCGCTCACTGGGCTTCCGTTAAAAGGCGCTCTAAAGGACGAGCAGTTACACATCATCCCCAACGGAGGTGTATTGATTGAGGATGGACTAATACTTGCAGTTGATGGCTTTGAAAAACTCCGGTCAAACTATCCGTCGGCACAAATCGAAGAAATTAACGGTAATCATGTACTATTGCCCGGTTTTGTAGATTGCCATACCCACATTTGCTTTGCCGGCAGCCGCGCAAAGGATTACGCCATGCGTAACAGTGGTAAAACTTACCTTGAAATAGCGCAATCAGGCGGGGGCATCTGGGATTCAGTTACCCAAACCCGAGCGGCGGATGAGGCGACGCTCACCAGTCTGCTTTTGAAACGTATAAAACGTCATGTAAGTGAAGGTGTTACCACTATTGAAATTAAAAGCGGATACGGCTTAAGTGTAGAGGGCGAGTTAAAACAGTTAAACGCGATAAAAGCGGCGGCAGATAAAACGAATGCCAGTTTAATATCAACCTGCCTTGCCGCCCATATACTGCCTAAGGACTTTAATGGTAATCACCAGGAATATCTTAATCACGTTTTAAATAACTTATTGCCTGTTATCAAACAAAAGGGACTAAGCAACCGGGTTGATGTTTTCATTGAGCAAAGTGCCTTCAATACCAGCGATGCTTTAAACTACCTTGCCAAGGCCAAGCAAATGGGCTTCGAGGCAACGATACATGCCGATCAGTTTACCACGGGCGGTAGCGAGGTTGCCATTAAGGCCCGCGCAGCATCGGCCGATCACCTGGAAGCCAGTGGCGACTATGAAATAAAATTATTGGCAAATTCTGATACCGTAGCTGTAACTTTACCCGGTGCATCCTTAGGTTTAGGTATACCTTACGCTCCAGCCCGAAAGTTACTGGATGCCGGCGCCTGCCTGGCTATAGCCAGCGACTGGAACCCCGGCTCGGCACCAATGGGCGACCTGCTGATGCAAGCCGCCGTAATGGCCGCCGCCGAAAAACTAAGCGCAGCCGAAGTCTTTGCAGGATTGACAGCCCGCGCGGCCCAGGCTCTAAACCTAAATGACCGTGGTGTTTTAGCCAAAGGTAAACTTGCCGATATGCAGGCCTACCCATGCGACGATTACCGCGAGATATTATACCAGCAAGGGAAATTAAAGCCTGAAATGGTATGGACAGAGGGTTTGAAAAATTAA